One region of Aminobacterium colombiense DSM 12261 genomic DNA includes:
- a CDS encoding ABC transporter substrate-binding protein produces MKKFVFIILAVCILFAPAASVDASSRKIKEEIVFAQSADLTTMNPCYGTQERAFSLTNHMYDTLLTYDSDMKVQFALAESYEWLDDLRLQFNLRKNVKFHNGDVLTAKDVVFTFEQRAIRGGGFTTYIDVNKLEIVDDNTLIVHFSTPHPSFIYQLTDPGWGIMPKDYFEAHGAEYFASHPIGCGPYKMKEYVTGDHYTLERFDDYWGGPAKTKYLTMKIVPEAGQRTILLETGGIDVAYEIPYIDIDKIKDNPDLQFLSTPSMKIVMFYVNTQSSTPLKNKLVRQAMEYAIDKQLIVDSLLYGYGKVAYAVVPDVAIEYKEVKVPHVYNLEKAKALMAEAGYPDGFETEIWTSAIQDYSELSQIVQDQLADINIKAKVLVQDANTIDSRLNAGDEYGMSLHFYSCNSGHVEFTLSNILPTGMLRNSSRFSNADYDEAYYKWLVTTDEAERDVLLTRMFEIQNEETPVIPIYNEIKVLGATKNIEGIQLSRIGAHEYQNAVVYVE; encoded by the coding sequence ATGAAGAAATTTGTATTTATCATTTTGGCCGTTTGTATTTTGTTTGCTCCAGCCGCTTCTGTTGATGCTAGTAGTCGTAAAATCAAAGAAGAGATTGTTTTTGCTCAGAGTGCTGATCTAACTACTATGAACCCTTGCTATGGAACTCAGGAAAGAGCGTTCTCTCTTACAAACCATATGTATGACACACTCTTAACTTATGATAGTGATATGAAAGTGCAATTTGCTTTGGCGGAAAGTTATGAGTGGTTGGACGACCTTAGACTTCAGTTTAACCTTAGAAAGAACGTAAAATTTCATAATGGGGACGTGCTTACTGCGAAAGATGTTGTGTTTACCTTTGAGCAGAGAGCTATTCGCGGGGGCGGCTTTACCACCTATATAGATGTGAACAAATTGGAAATCGTGGACGATAACACCCTTATTGTCCATTTTAGCACGCCACACCCCTCGTTTATCTATCAATTAACTGATCCTGGATGGGGTATTATGCCAAAGGATTACTTTGAGGCTCATGGAGCTGAATATTTTGCGTCACATCCAATTGGTTGTGGTCCATACAAGATGAAGGAATACGTTACGGGCGATCATTATACACTTGAGCGGTTTGATGATTATTGGGGTGGACCTGCAAAAACTAAGTATCTTACAATGAAGATAGTTCCTGAAGCAGGACAGCGGACCATTTTGCTTGAAACTGGCGGGATAGATGTGGCATATGAGATTCCCTATATCGATATTGATAAGATCAAAGATAACCCTGATTTGCAATTTTTAAGTACCCCCTCCATGAAAATAGTGATGTTTTACGTTAACACTCAATCTTCTACGCCTTTAAAAAACAAGCTTGTTCGACAGGCAATGGAGTATGCGATAGATAAACAGCTTATAGTTGACAGTCTTTTGTATGGCTATGGAAAAGTGGCATACGCTGTTGTTCCAGATGTTGCCATTGAATATAAGGAAGTAAAGGTACCCCATGTTTATAATCTTGAAAAGGCTAAAGCTTTGATGGCAGAGGCTGGTTATCCTGACGGCTTTGAAACAGAAATTTGGACAAGTGCAATTCAGGATTACTCTGAACTAAGCCAGATTGTTCAGGATCAGTTGGCAGATATTAATATAAAGGCTAAAGTGCTTGTTCAAGATGCAAATACTATTGATTCACGCCTTAATGCTGGGGACGAATACGGAATGTCATTGCATTTCTACTCCTGTAATAGTGGGCATGTTGAATTTACATTATCCAACATCCTTCCCACAGGAATGCTTCGCAACAGCTCTAGGTTTAGCAATGCAGATTATGATGAAGCTTATTATAAATGGCTTGTAACCACGGATGAGGCAGAGCGTGATGTTCTGCTCACGAGAATGTTTGAAATTCAAAACGAAGAAACTCCTGTTATTCCTATATATAATGAAATAAAAGTACTTGGCGCAACAAAAAATATTGAGGGGATACAGTTAAGCAGAATTGGCGCTCATGAATACCAGAATGCTGTTGTTTATGTAGAGTAG
- a CDS encoding serine hydrolase domain-containing protein: MDDTQIKSMLHQVVSSVVTQKYIYGAVFYVSSDDNSIDAISAAGDIQEDSRYFIASINKLFVSSIILRLVTRSKLSLHDKISKHLPDEIIQRLHIHKGKDYSYDLSIIHLMSQTSGLPCYLLDRQANGKKAMTELEAGFDQPWPIDKVIQEIKRMKTHFPPGEKGKAKYIDTNHQILGLIVEAVTGDPVNIVLNRLFQELRLTQTYVYENGKTEKFVPIRHRSTTMHIPNFLNSTQNDIISTAKDQMTFLKAFFSGYFFQKERLNELEKWNNIFSPFQYGIGIQKFSLSRLLSPFHPVPYMVGHCGSTGSVAFYVPDKKLYITGTINQQAKPNVAFQTMIKIIQALR, translated from the coding sequence ATGGATGATACACAGATCAAATCAATGCTCCATCAAGTTGTAAGTTCTGTTGTTACCCAAAAATACATTTACGGAGCTGTTTTTTATGTATCATCTGATGACAACAGCATCGACGCAATTAGTGCTGCTGGAGATATACAAGAAGACAGCCGATATTTTATCGCCAGCATAAATAAGCTTTTTGTATCCTCAATTATTCTAAGATTGGTAACGAGAAGCAAATTAAGCTTGCATGATAAAATTTCAAAACACCTTCCAGATGAGATCATTCAGAGATTACATATTCACAAAGGCAAGGACTATTCTTATGACCTTTCCATCATCCATCTCATGTCCCAAACCTCAGGGCTCCCCTGTTATCTGCTCGATAGACAAGCCAATGGGAAAAAGGCAATGACCGAGCTAGAAGCAGGTTTCGACCAACCCTGGCCAATAGATAAAGTCATTCAAGAAATAAAAAGGATGAAAACACACTTTCCTCCAGGAGAAAAAGGCAAAGCAAAATATATCGATACAAACCATCAAATTTTGGGTCTCATTGTAGAAGCCGTTACTGGAGATCCTGTCAATATAGTCCTAAACCGTCTCTTTCAAGAACTAAGACTCACACAAACGTATGTATATGAAAATGGTAAAACAGAAAAATTTGTCCCCATTCGGCATAGATCGACAACAATGCACATCCCAAATTTTCTCAACTCTACTCAAAATGATATTATTTCCACTGCAAAGGACCAAATGACGTTTTTAAAAGCATTCTTTAGCGGATATTTTTTTCAAAAAGAAAGGTTAAATGAACTGGAGAAGTGGAATAATATATTTTCCCCCTTTCAATATGGCATCGGAATACAAAAGTTTTCTTTGTCTCGTCTCCTCTCACCATTTCACCCTGTACCTTATATGGTTGGGCACTGCGGTTCTACTGGTTCTGTAGCGTTTTATGTCCCCGATAAGAAGCTTTACATAACGGGAACGATAAACCAACAAGCAAAACCGAATGTGGCATTTCAAACCATGATAAAAATCATACAAGCATTAAGGTAA
- a CDS encoding holo-ACP synthase has protein sequence MIRGVGVDLCRISRIERLLQDEHFLKRVFHEEERDYAMKKANPARHLAASFAAREAFAKAAGLDFFKVVLQGMWLHRTPEGPVPCFSANIEQWMDEQKLKVHISLSHDGDYAIAFIIVEVSSHDRSL, from the coding sequence ATGATTAGAGGCGTAGGAGTGGATCTTTGTCGAATCTCCCGCATAGAGAGGCTCCTTCAGGATGAACACTTTTTGAAACGGGTTTTTCATGAAGAAGAGCGTGATTATGCCATGAAAAAGGCTAATCCTGCCCGCCACCTTGCGGCATCTTTCGCAGCCCGTGAAGCTTTTGCGAAAGCAGCAGGCCTTGATTTTTTTAAAGTTGTATTGCAGGGGATGTGGCTTCATAGAACCCCTGAGGGGCCCGTTCCCTGCTTTTCTGCCAACATAGAGCAGTGGATGGATGAACAGAAGTTGAAAGTCCACATCAGTCTTTCCCATGATGGCGATTATGCCATTGCCTTTATAATTGTGGAGGTGTCAAGTCATGATAGATCTCTATGA
- a CDS encoding NAD(P)H-hydrate dehydratase, with translation MIDLYDPTTIREADSMAIGKFKVPGIVLMENAGLEASLCVQRLFPQAERFLILAGPGNNGGDGYVMARHFAIRGLLPIVLLAGAPEKIKGDALQNLEILKEMSTPIRITEEMTVEEITSLMSESHVVIDCLLGTGSKGSPQGEIRRIIELLEGRNNIVSIDIPSGINAETGEVYSPCVASVATITMLAMKTGLAAMPAAAKAGKIEIVSIGVPPHEVLPSLPCATLWEEEDAIATLPERKLDLHKGGRGTLLVVGGSEHYRGAPLLSALGALKSGCGVVIVASTDDVCREGISFLPEAVFHPMKRENPQDLLCWSERGTAAVVGPGLGRDSHGASLFECIWNEWRHPLLVDGDGIFWLNELKSYLKKRNDVIITPHEGEAARLLGLTAKDVASSRLYAAKELARQWGCVVLKGHGTVIDTISRTVIIREGGPELSVPGSGDILSGVIGTFLAQQISLLDSASLGVWIHGKAGQFLAERKGIDGILAREIAMGIPSVLCSLREKEKTKH, from the coding sequence ATGATAGATCTCTATGATCCCACAACGATTAGAGAAGCAGATTCCATGGCCATAGGAAAGTTCAAGGTTCCAGGTATTGTACTTATGGAAAATGCGGGACTTGAAGCCTCTTTGTGTGTTCAACGTCTTTTCCCGCAAGCAGAGAGGTTCCTTATCCTTGCTGGCCCCGGTAATAATGGGGGTGATGGTTATGTTATGGCGCGACACTTTGCAATAAGAGGGCTTCTACCAATAGTCCTTTTAGCAGGGGCTCCTGAGAAAATAAAGGGCGACGCTTTGCAGAACCTTGAAATATTAAAAGAAATGAGCACCCCCATCCGTATCACGGAGGAAATGACAGTAGAAGAGATCACATCCCTAATGTCAGAAAGCCACGTTGTTATAGATTGCCTGCTAGGAACAGGCAGCAAGGGTTCTCCACAAGGAGAAATTCGACGGATCATAGAGCTCCTTGAAGGGCGAAATAATATAGTTTCTATTGATATTCCTAGCGGCATAAATGCTGAAACAGGGGAAGTCTATTCTCCCTGTGTGGCATCGGTTGCGACTATTACCATGCTTGCTATGAAGACGGGACTTGCTGCAATGCCGGCTGCTGCTAAAGCTGGTAAGATCGAAATCGTTTCCATAGGAGTTCCCCCTCACGAAGTACTGCCTTCTCTTCCTTGCGCAACTCTTTGGGAGGAAGAGGACGCAATAGCTACTCTTCCTGAAAGAAAGTTGGACCTTCATAAAGGGGGGAGAGGAACACTCCTCGTAGTGGGAGGCAGCGAGCACTATAGAGGCGCTCCGCTTTTATCTGCTCTGGGAGCTCTTAAAAGCGGCTGTGGAGTAGTCATCGTGGCCAGTACTGATGATGTTTGCCGGGAAGGGATCTCCTTTTTGCCGGAAGCTGTTTTTCACCCAATGAAACGAGAGAATCCCCAGGATCTGCTTTGCTGGTCGGAACGCGGTACGGCTGCTGTTGTCGGACCTGGTCTTGGAAGGGACAGTCATGGTGCCTCCCTGTTTGAATGTATATGGAATGAATGGCGCCATCCTCTATTGGTTGATGGCGATGGCATCTTTTGGCTTAATGAATTAAAAAGCTATTTAAAAAAACGCAATGATGTTATCATAACCCCTCACGAAGGAGAGGCAGCCAGATTGCTTGGCTTAACGGCGAAGGATGTGGCATCCTCGCGCCTTTACGCAGCAAAGGAGCTGGCTCGGCAATGGGGTTGCGTTGTTTTGAAAGGGCATGGAACTGTAATTGATACTATAAGCAGAACAGTAATAATTCGTGAGGGTGGACCAGAGCTGTCTGTCCCAGGGTCAGGAGATATCCTTTCTGGTGTGATAGGGACATTTTTAGCTCAACAAATTTCTTTATTAGACAGTGCGTCTCTTGGTGTATGGATCCATGGCAAGGCAGGACAATTTCTTGCTGAGAGAAAAGGGATAGATGGTATACTAGCGCGGGAAATAGCCATGGGAATTCCTTCAGTGCTTTGTTCTTTAAGAGAGAAGGAGAAGACGAAACATTGA
- the tsaE gene encoding tRNA (adenosine(37)-N6)-threonylcarbamoyltransferase complex ATPase subunit type 1 TsaE produces MINKKEEKADSMEITSFSPEQTRLIGECMARHVYSGLTILLYGDLGAGKTVLVKGLGDGLGARGVRSPSFTLINEYEGRLPLAHVDLYRLERGDEYELGLCEYADDGFVLVIEWPDRLAEQPTKDLWKLYFCRDSETVRRISFKAEGEKAVKTMELLLKDIGEIGQ; encoded by the coding sequence TTGATTAATAAAAAGGAAGAAAAAGCGGACAGTATGGAAATTACCTCATTTTCGCCAGAACAGACGAGGCTCATCGGTGAATGTATGGCTCGTCATGTTTATTCAGGGTTGACTATTTTGCTCTATGGTGACCTAGGAGCAGGAAAAACAGTTCTTGTTAAAGGGCTTGGAGATGGTTTGGGGGCTCGGGGAGTTCGAAGTCCTTCCTTCACACTTATCAATGAATATGAAGGGCGTTTGCCCCTTGCCCATGTAGATTTGTACCGCCTCGAGAGGGGAGATGAATACGAGCTTGGTCTCTGTGAATACGCAGATGACGGCTTTGTATTGGTTATTGAATGGCCTGATCGCCTTGCGGAACAGCCAACTAAAGACCTATGGAAACTTTACTTTTGTAGAGACAGCGAAACGGTACGTCGCATTTCTTTTAAAGCTGAAGGCGAAAAAGCTGTAAAAACGATGGAACTTTTACTTAAAGATATTGGGGAGATAGGCCAATGA
- the tsaB gene encoding tRNA (adenosine(37)-N6)-threonylcarbamoyltransferase complex dimerization subunit type 1 TsaB, with amino-acid sequence MNYVVLGVDCCTRWTNIGVSINGKVAAEMNMNIGRNQGSKLPILVETLISSLGIEISDISAVAMTIGPGYFTGIRVGLAYGCGLAKGLGVPVIPISTLEAMGYPASKLGLTTIPLIWAGRGGVYGGAYRMEDNVFEEVWSPAFFTAEEIIVKSRGLQNKKTLCSICDDLERVSALFSEGGRTSPFPLVQGTVSGGTLALLGHKWKERAKKPDKIRPLYLREPDFGTFKLKNRAVFNIQTAL; translated from the coding sequence ATGAATTATGTTGTTTTAGGTGTTGACTGCTGTACTCGATGGACAAACATAGGTGTTTCTATCAATGGCAAAGTAGCAGCAGAGATGAATATGAACATAGGAAGAAATCAAGGGAGCAAGTTGCCCATTCTTGTTGAAACGCTCATTTCTTCTTTGGGGATAGAGATTTCAGATATTTCCGCAGTCGCTATGACCATTGGGCCAGGCTACTTTACAGGAATTAGAGTAGGGTTGGCTTATGGCTGTGGTCTCGCAAAAGGATTGGGAGTGCCAGTTATTCCTATTTCAACACTTGAAGCCATGGGATATCCTGCTTCGAAGCTTGGACTTACTACAATTCCTTTGATTTGGGCAGGACGTGGGGGAGTGTATGGCGGTGCCTACAGAATGGAAGATAATGTTTTTGAAGAAGTCTGGAGCCCCGCTTTTTTTACGGCAGAAGAAATCATAGTAAAATCTCGTGGATTGCAAAACAAAAAAACCTTATGCAGCATTTGTGATGATTTGGAGAGAGTGTCCGCTCTTTTTTCTGAAGGAGGAAGAACAAGCCCATTTCCTTTAGTGCAAGGAACAGTTTCGGGGGGAACTTTGGCATTGTTAGGGCATAAGTGGAAAGAGAGGGCTAAGAAACCAGACAAAATACGTCCCCTTTACCTTCGGGAGCCAGATTTTGGAACGTTTAAATTAAAAAATAGAGCGGTTTTTAATATACAAACCGCTCTATAA
- a CDS encoding 4Fe-4S dicluster domain-containing protein: MPKKHEVIINRAWCKGCGLCIEICPKKVLGFDDQRKAQVERIEDCIGCRQCENICPDFAVTVKEGKEDA; this comes from the coding sequence TTGCCCAAAAAACATGAAGTAATTATTAATAGGGCTTGGTGCAAAGGTTGTGGATTATGCATCGAAATATGTCCTAAAAAAGTCTTAGGTTTTGACGATCAGCGTAAAGCTCAAGTCGAAAGAATCGAAGATTGTATTGGTTGCAGACAGTGTGAAAATATTTGTCCGGATTTTGCAGTGACGGTAAAGGAGGGAAAAGAGGATGCCTGA